The proteins below are encoded in one region of Virgibacillus dokdonensis:
- the sdaAB gene encoding L-serine ammonia-lyase, iron-sulfur-dependent subunit beta, which produces MKYNSVFDIIGPVMIGPSSSHTAGAARIGKAARNLLGAEPTWAKIHLYESFAKTHKGHGTDFALVGGLLGFETDDPRMNQSLEMAKERNFSIDFIEDTAAVDHPNTARLIVGNDQNQVELVGISIGGGKVEITELNGFKLRLSGNHPALLIMHNDRFGAIASVTTILAKYEINIGHMEVNRKDVGDAALMVIEVDQNIKDTILDELRQAPHITTVCTIIS; this is translated from the coding sequence ATGAAATACAATTCTGTTTTCGATATTATTGGTCCTGTTATGATCGGACCTTCCAGTTCCCATACTGCTGGTGCAGCGAGAATTGGTAAAGCAGCTAGAAATTTATTAGGAGCTGAACCGACCTGGGCCAAAATTCATTTGTATGAATCATTTGCTAAAACGCATAAAGGTCATGGCACAGATTTCGCTTTAGTGGGAGGTTTGCTTGGCTTTGAAACAGATGACCCACGTATGAATCAATCGTTAGAAATGGCAAAAGAACGCAATTTTTCCATTGATTTTATTGAAGATACAGCAGCTGTAGACCACCCTAATACAGCCCGATTAATCGTTGGTAATGATCAAAACCAAGTCGAGTTAGTCGGCATATCCATTGGTGGTGGCAAAGTCGAAATTACGGAATTAAATGGTTTTAAGCTACGTTTATCTGGCAACCATCCTGCACTTTTAATTATGCACAATGACCGTTTTGGCGCGATCGCTTCCGTAACAACTATCCTAGCCAAATATGAAATAAACATTGGTCACATGGAAGTAAATCGAAAAGATGTTGGCGATGCTGCCTTAATGGTTATTGAAGTGGATCAAAATATAAAAGATACGATTTTGGATGAGTTACGCCAAGCACCACATATTACAACTGTTTGTACAATTATTAGTTGA
- a CDS encoding GbsR/MarR family transcriptional regulator, giving the protein MENLENQIEKLENQVVEKIADNVYTFGVSKTVGRVFGIISLNRDPMTLEQLSEAMGMSKMRMSQVVREMIELNLAEKVFMKGVRKDLVKVENDYYQTFIALFTANWRKTISKSRLHEHSLYKKLLHLREEGVLNAELEAQLDNLLVEIKGSLDYLDWISRLIEFFESGEIFKHVPKAEDK; this is encoded by the coding sequence ATGGAAAACTTGGAAAATCAAATTGAAAAGTTAGAGAATCAAGTTGTTGAAAAGATAGCAGATAATGTGTATACATTTGGAGTTTCCAAGACAGTTGGACGTGTATTTGGTATTATTTCGTTAAATAGGGATCCGATGACGCTTGAGCAATTGTCTGAAGCTATGGGAATGAGTAAAATGCGGATGAGCCAGGTTGTTCGAGAAATGATTGAATTAAACCTCGCAGAAAAAGTGTTTATGAAAGGTGTTCGCAAGGATTTAGTAAAAGTAGAAAACGATTATTATCAAACGTTTATTGCTTTGTTTACAGCAAATTGGCGGAAAACTATTAGTAAAAGTAGATTGCATGAACATAGCTTATATAAAAAATTGTTGCATTTGCGTGAGGAAGGTGTGCTTAACGCAGAATTAGAAGCACAATTGGATAATTTATTAGTAGAAATTAAAGGTTCGCTCGATTACTTGGATTGGATAAGTCGTCTTATTGAATTTTTTGAGTCTGGTGAGATTTTTAAGCATGTGCCAAAAGCCGAGGATAAATGA
- a CDS encoding PTS sugar transporter subunit IIB encodes MNILLVCNAGMSSSILVDKMKKAAAAQNLDVVVEARSNNAINEEKGKWDICLVGPQIIYAVDSIKATLGIPVAAVEPRTYAMANGEEALKQAFKMHEEGKA; translated from the coding sequence ATGAACATATTATTGGTATGTAATGCTGGAATGTCCAGCTCGATTTTAGTAGATAAAATGAAAAAGGCTGCAGCTGCACAAAATTTGGATGTAGTTGTAGAAGCAAGATCAAATAATGCCATTAACGAAGAAAAAGGAAAATGGGATATTTGTTTAGTAGGCCCACAAATTATCTATGCGGTTGACTCTATTAAAGCAACTTTGGGCATTCCGGTTGCTGCTGTAGAACCACGGACTTATGCCATGGCAAATGGTGAAGAGGCATTGAAACAAGCTTTCAAAATGCATGAGGAAGGGAAAGCATGA
- a CDS encoding helix-turn-helix transcriptional regulator, translating to MDDQLFRHYKNIMNYFGEICGSNYEFVLHVLDPDGGSHIGHIIHGELSGRSLNSPLTNYAKKLIEEKVYLKKDFIVNYVGEGPKGKKFRSSTMFIKDHKGQLQGLLCINFDADAYRKVAKNLLNLANLSWDIAYIDKQTEQEQSVEKLTENIHNIIYTQVDKDILESGAQLSPEQKKLVISKLKEHGVFDIKGTVMDVAKIMGMSESSVYRYLRIVSLNENNNN from the coding sequence TTGGATGATCAACTTTTTCGACACTATAAAAATATAATGAATTATTTTGGTGAAATTTGTGGATCTAATTATGAATTCGTATTACATGTTTTAGATCCTGATGGAGGTTCTCACATTGGTCACATCATCCATGGTGAATTAAGTGGAAGGTCATTAAATAGCCCCTTAACGAACTATGCAAAAAAGTTAATTGAGGAAAAAGTATATTTAAAGAAAGATTTTATTGTAAATTATGTTGGAGAAGGGCCGAAAGGTAAAAAATTTCGTTCGTCAACCATGTTTATAAAAGACCATAAAGGTCAATTACAAGGTCTTTTATGTATAAACTTTGATGCGGATGCTTATCGGAAAGTCGCAAAGAATTTATTAAATTTAGCTAACCTAAGCTGGGATATAGCGTATATAGACAAACAAACAGAACAGGAACAATCCGTTGAAAAACTGACCGAAAATATTCACAACATTATTTATACACAAGTAGACAAAGATATATTAGAATCGGGTGCCCAATTATCACCTGAACAAAAAAAACTCGTTATTTCCAAATTAAAGGAACATGGTGTATTTGATATTAAAGGTACTGTAATGGACGTTGCTAAAATAATGGGAATGTCTGAATCAAGTGTTTACCGTTATCTGCGAATCGTATCGCTTAACGAAAATAACAATAATTGA
- a CDS encoding PTS lactose/cellobiose transporter subunit IIA: MSKVERLSEMAMKIITCAGLAKSNYLMALEDAKKGNVEEAQKKLQEGSDVFAEAHHVHASALSDEMKELEPQVTLLLVHAEDQLMNAETIKILVQELMEIYQAK, encoded by the coding sequence ATGTCCAAAGTAGAGCGGTTATCAGAAATGGCAATGAAAATTATTACCTGTGCAGGGCTTGCTAAATCGAATTATTTAATGGCTTTAGAAGATGCGAAAAAAGGTAATGTAGAAGAAGCGCAAAAAAAATTACAAGAAGGTTCCGATGTATTTGCTGAGGCGCATCATGTGCATGCCTCTGCATTATCTGATGAAATGAAAGAATTGGAGCCACAAGTAACGTTACTACTCGTGCATGCTGAAGATCAGCTTATGAATGCAGAAACGATAAAAATATTAGTGCAAGAATTAATGGAAATTTATCAGGCAAAATAA
- a CDS encoding PTS sugar transporter subunit IIC, with product MNSSKLQSTLMKWLMPIANKVEQQKHLQAIKDGMIAIVPIIIIGSFFILPIAFMNVFQSGPIHEFFANHIDKLTYPDKFTNGLLSVYAAFFIADSLAKKYGMHSAQYGITAVITHVILSGVVTENGLDMTYLGAQGLFVSIISAILSVEVTRFMIKKKMVVRLPDSVPQMVGDSFSNLFPMIVNILLGSIIAILSTSLGEVAFPQVIMNVLAPAISSMDSLPSLLIVIFLTQFLWFFGLHGPAITSAVWAPFAITYQAENIANYAAGADVTHIFTFGLYYNILQVSGSGLTLGLVLLMMRSRAKNLNAIGKVSIIPSLFGINEPLIFGAPIILNPFMFIPFVFGPLIVTTLTYFGMTSGLMGMPIANPPGFLPPGVGAFLMTLDWRAVVFVFLSLILMTLIYLPFFKAMEANEIKKESEKTV from the coding sequence ATGAACAGCTCAAAACTTCAGTCCACTTTAATGAAATGGCTGATGCCGATTGCGAATAAAGTGGAGCAACAGAAGCATTTACAAGCAATAAAAGACGGAATGATTGCAATTGTTCCAATTATCATCATAGGTTCGTTTTTTATATTGCCGATTGCATTTATGAACGTATTCCAAAGCGGCCCTATTCATGAGTTTTTTGCTAACCATATTGATAAATTAACGTATCCAGATAAGTTTACAAATGGTTTGTTATCCGTTTATGCAGCATTCTTTATTGCTGATTCCTTGGCTAAGAAATATGGGATGCATTCCGCACAATATGGGATTACAGCTGTAATTACACATGTGATTCTGAGCGGTGTTGTTACGGAAAATGGACTTGATATGACTTATTTAGGAGCACAAGGGTTATTCGTTAGTATTATATCTGCTATTTTAAGCGTTGAAGTGACTCGCTTTATGATTAAGAAAAAAATGGTTGTTCGATTGCCAGACAGCGTACCACAAATGGTAGGAGATAGCTTTAGTAATTTATTCCCAATGATTGTTAATATTCTACTTGGTTCTATCATAGCTATTTTATCAACGAGTTTAGGAGAGGTTGCCTTTCCGCAAGTAATTATGAATGTGCTAGCACCAGCAATCAGTTCCATGGATAGCTTGCCATCCTTATTAATTGTTATATTTCTAACGCAATTTCTTTGGTTTTTTGGTTTACACGGTCCAGCCATTACTTCTGCTGTATGGGCGCCATTTGCGATCACATACCAAGCGGAAAATATTGCCAACTACGCAGCAGGTGCTGATGTAACCCATATCTTTACATTTGGGTTATACTATAACATATTACAAGTGTCCGGTTCTGGACTTACATTAGGGCTCGTATTACTTATGATGCGTTCAAGAGCGAAAAACTTAAATGCGATCGGTAAAGTGTCCATTATTCCTTCGTTATTTGGAATTAACGAGCCACTTATCTTTGGCGCTCCAATCATACTAAATCCATTTATGTTTATTCCTTTTGTCTTTGGTCCACTTATTGTTACGACATTAACTTATTTTGGTATGACATCTGGTCTAATGGGTATGCCAATTGCCAACCCACCAGGGTTTTTACCGCCTGGGGTAGGAGCCTTCCTCATGACATTGGATTGGCGAGCAGTTGTATTTGTTTTCCTTAGTTTAATTTTAATGACGCTTATCTATTTGCCATTCTTTAAAGCAATGGAAGCAAACGAAATAAAAAAAGAGAGCGAAAAAACAGTTTAA
- a CDS encoding serine dehydratase beta chain — protein MSVVTMREKKNVSYKSCFDVIGPVMIGPSSSHTAGALAMGLIANKLFKDLPKKVVVEYYESFAETHKGHGTDLAIISGILGFEADDSRVLDAIKIAESKGIDITFLEKSGDSPAGHPNTADIYLEDDSRYIRTMGISVGGGLIKVKHIEIDGFSLHPQGSLPIMIAISGRNNLELEIHRIFKKHDVDINNSTSLEKDGKYLYQFDLDSQLSSDARKELEKLSEIANIIIL, from the coding sequence ATGAGCGTAGTAACAATGAGAGAAAAAAAGAATGTCAGTTACAAAAGTTGTTTTGATGTGATTGGTCCAGTTATGATCGGACCTTCAAGTTCACATACGGCAGGCGCTTTAGCAATGGGATTGATTGCAAATAAATTATTTAAAGATCTTCCAAAAAAAGTGGTAGTAGAATATTATGAATCATTTGCAGAAACGCATAAAGGACACGGAACAGATTTAGCCATAATTTCTGGTATATTGGGTTTTGAGGCTGATGATAGTAGGGTACTAGATGCTATTAAAATAGCAGAATCTAAAGGTATTGATATTACCTTTTTAGAAAAATCAGGGGATAGTCCTGCTGGGCATCCCAATACTGCTGATATTTACCTCGAGGACGATAGCCGATATATTCGAACAATGGGGATTTCAGTCGGTGGTGGATTAATTAAAGTGAAACATATTGAAATCGATGGATTTAGCTTACACCCTCAAGGTTCATTACCGATAATGATAGCAATTTCGGGACGGAATAATCTGGAACTTGAAATACACAGAATATTCAAAAAACACGACGTGGACATTAATAACTCCACCAGTTTGGAGAAAGATGGAAAATACTTATACCAATTCGATTTGGATTCACAATTAAGTAGTGATGCTCGGAAAGAATTAGAAAAACTTAGTGAGATAGCTAATATCATTATACTTTAA
- the sdaAA gene encoding L-serine ammonia-lyase, iron-sulfur-dependent, subunit alpha: MFRTVAELVEIAEKENILLSEVMIQQEMDVKEKSREEVIGDMEKNLDVMEKAIEESLQGVKSVTGLTGGDAVLIQNYMQEKTPLSGHLLLDGVSKAMGTNEVNAAMGTICATPTAGSAGCVPGTLFAVKNQLHPTREQMIRYLFTAGAFGFVVANNAFISGAAGGCQAEVGSAGAMASAAIVEMAGGTPQQSAEAFAMTLKNMLGLVCDPVAGLVEVPCVKRNAGGSALAIVSADMALAGVTSRIPCDEVIGAMYRIGKTMPSALRETGEGGLADTPTGRWLKERIFG, from the coding sequence ATGTTTCGAACAGTAGCCGAACTTGTGGAAATCGCCGAAAAAGAGAATATATTACTATCAGAAGTCATGATCCAACAAGAAATGGATGTAAAAGAAAAATCACGTGAAGAAGTAATAGGAGATATGGAAAAAAATCTCGATGTAATGGAAAAAGCCATTGAAGAAAGTTTACAAGGCGTGAAATCCGTTACTGGCTTAACAGGAGGAGACGCCGTCCTAATTCAAAATTATATGCAAGAGAAAACACCTTTATCCGGTCACCTCCTTTTAGATGGAGTGAGTAAGGCAATGGGAACAAATGAAGTAAATGCGGCAATGGGAACGATTTGCGCAACCCCAACTGCAGGGAGCGCCGGATGTGTTCCAGGGACATTATTTGCGGTAAAAAATCAATTACATCCAACACGTGAGCAAATGATTCGCTATTTATTTACCGCTGGCGCATTTGGCTTTGTCGTAGCAAATAATGCATTTATTTCAGGGGCTGCAGGAGGGTGCCAAGCAGAAGTAGGGTCAGCTGGCGCTATGGCTTCGGCTGCTATTGTGGAAATGGCTGGTGGAACCCCACAGCAATCCGCAGAAGCATTTGCCATGACATTAAAAAACATGCTCGGACTCGTTTGTGATCCCGTAGCAGGCCTTGTAGAAGTTCCTTGTGTAAAACGAAATGCTGGTGGCTCCGCACTTGCCATTGTATCTGCAGACATGGCATTAGCTGGCGTTACAAGCAGAATACCTTGTGATGAAGTGATTGGAGCTATGTATCGAATTGGAAAAACAATGCCTTCTGCTTTACGAGAAACAGGAGAAGGTGGACTTGCGGATACTCCAACAGGACGCTGGTTGAAGGAAAGGATATTTGGTTAG
- a CDS encoding BglG family transcription antiterminator, producing MFTERQKEIIELILKNPNGIFGAKLADKLNVSTRTVRNDIASINKTLIHESLRILSSNKKGYYLLPANIQTLTAFMNPTTNIQRQGFQNQEQRLYVILGKVLFLKDQDCFQLADELYVSEQTIFKDLSKIRQLLETKYKIQPMEIQHNQIYFSVTEEEIRYLLFKILKGLILSDKPDYLTDVNLLVNGHFDQKEFDLLTIKMKNYLASQKLIIDDKSFEMMVGAIYLTVLRNRFGFTIKSDVQSYFNGNVSSLLQELVKSGIDIKEKDKTSLNRFFWSLKIPTSSSSLEENISITALTILNEFRREVLDKYSIDLKESVETMENLKVHMEYMLRRLDTNYELSNPIINDIKKRYPFSYEVAMLIVHIVYRYQEKYLADDEISYIAIYIEIFLRKNNNRLKTIVISDTSMGINDIIQNWLTSNFRNHLEVVACLPLIALDSYVESHQVDLIITTNILNLNQAIPCHVIERIPERSDYYSLTNKIHKIKNSNRYEKLILRMFSEEFVDIYEEEQWTFDELIKNMAQKLKRHHRIQDLEGYVKDVIQREENYPTTIGKHFMIPHPLSSFANKTTVHVAVLKKPLLHKGEKIKMVFLLAIENKMDDDVSTLFHFMQQLALDQDSIASLLDADGKEAFLEKIIALSTSFFNKHYIE from the coding sequence ATGTTTACGGAACGACAAAAGGAAATCATTGAGTTAATTTTAAAAAATCCAAATGGTATTTTTGGCGCGAAATTAGCTGATAAATTAAATGTATCCACAAGAACCGTAAGAAACGATATTGCCTCCATCAATAAAACGCTAATTCATGAATCGTTGCGCATTTTGTCTTCGAATAAAAAAGGCTATTATCTTTTGCCTGCAAATATACAGACTTTAACAGCTTTTATGAATCCTACCACCAACATACAGCGTCAAGGATTTCAAAATCAGGAACAACGTTTATATGTTATTTTAGGGAAGGTGCTGTTTTTAAAAGACCAGGATTGCTTTCAATTAGCGGATGAGCTCTACGTGTCCGAACAAACGATTTTTAAGGACTTAAGCAAAATAAGACAACTTTTGGAAACAAAGTATAAAATACAGCCAATGGAAATCCAGCATAATCAAATTTATTTTTCTGTCACAGAGGAAGAAATTAGGTATTTATTGTTTAAAATCTTAAAGGGGCTTATTTTATCGGACAAGCCCGATTATTTAACAGATGTCAACCTGTTAGTAAATGGTCACTTTGATCAAAAAGAGTTTGATTTATTAACGATAAAAATGAAAAATTATTTAGCCTCCCAGAAGCTCATTATAGATGATAAATCGTTTGAAATGATGGTTGGCGCTATTTATCTTACGGTGTTAAGGAATCGATTTGGATTTACAATAAAGTCTGATGTACAGTCCTATTTTAATGGAAATGTCAGTTCTTTATTACAGGAATTGGTGAAATCAGGCATAGATATAAAGGAAAAAGATAAAACGAGTCTCAATCGGTTTTTTTGGTCGCTTAAAATTCCAACAAGCTCGAGTTCGTTAGAAGAAAATATTAGTATAACAGCACTAACCATTTTAAATGAATTTCGTAGAGAAGTATTGGATAAATATAGTATCGATTTAAAAGAAAGCGTAGAAACGATGGAAAATCTGAAAGTGCATATGGAATATATGCTCCGCCGTTTAGATACGAATTATGAATTATCCAATCCAATCATTAATGATATAAAAAAACGTTATCCATTTTCGTATGAAGTAGCAATGTTAATTGTTCATATTGTATATCGTTATCAAGAGAAGTATTTAGCAGATGATGAAATCTCTTATATTGCGATTTATATTGAAATATTTTTACGAAAAAATAATAACCGTTTGAAGACGATTGTTATTAGTGATACGAGTATGGGGATTAATGATATTATTCAAAATTGGCTCACTAGCAACTTCAGGAATCATTTGGAGGTAGTTGCATGCTTGCCATTGATCGCATTAGACAGCTATGTGGAAAGTCATCAAGTGGATTTAATTATTACGACGAATATTTTAAATCTTAATCAAGCTATCCCTTGCCATGTTATTGAGCGAATTCCTGAGCGCAGTGATTATTATTCACTTACAAATAAAATACACAAAATCAAAAATAGTAATCGATATGAAAAGCTGATATTACGCATGTTCAGCGAAGAATTTGTTGATATCTATGAGGAAGAACAGTGGACGTTTGACGAGCTAATTAAAAATATGGCGCAGAAATTAAAAAGACATCACCGCATTCAAGATTTAGAAGGGTATGTAAAGGATGTTATCCAACGTGAGGAAAATTATCCAACAACGATTGGGAAGCATTTTATGATCCCACACCCATTGTCTTCATTTGCCAATAAAACAACCGTTCATGTAGCGGTGCTGAAAAAGCCTCTCTTGCATAAAGGAGAAAAAATTAAAATGGTGTTTTTGCTAGCCATTGAAAATAAAATGGATGATGATGTAAGCACGTTGTTTCACTTTATGCAGCAATTAGCTTTAGATCAGGACTCTATCGCCAGTTTATTAGATGCAGATGGAAAAGAAGCATTTTTAGAGAAAATTATCGCCTTATCGACATCGTTTTTTAACAAACATTATATAGAGTAA
- a CDS encoding aromatic amino acid transport family protein, whose amino-acid sequence MSQTVAKVHEVEKTTEDVKQYKDPNKWHMQDTTWAMSLFGTAIGAGVLFLPINAGAGGLLSLLLIMILAFPVMYFSHRAMAKMIYSSESAEEGITATVREYFGKRASTVFDIIYFFSIYAILLMYAVSLTNTAGSFMENQLNMQAPPRIILSLVLVLGLIFIVNFGHDVTVKVMSWIVYPFIATLVFLSLYLIPQWDLSNLSLAGNFASVNGGVGFTDILGMAWFILPIIVFSFNHSPMISTFVIKQRESYGIENVDRKCAQIQKVCYIMTISVVFFFVISTVLSVTSGELALAKEQNLPILSYLANKYSMPLFAYAAPVIAFIAITKSFLGHYVGAYEGLEDIIVQAAKSRGKNINSKTVKNIIIGFMIVTCWVVAYANPSILDLIDMINAPLIALILFLLPMYAIYKVPALAKYRKNYISNAFVIIVGLLVVLSSIKAFF is encoded by the coding sequence ATGAGTCAAACTGTGGCTAAAGTACATGAAGTTGAAAAAACTACAGAAGATGTTAAACAATATAAAGACCCTAATAAATGGCATATGCAAGATACCACTTGGGCAATGAGTCTTTTTGGGACAGCAATTGGGGCGGGTGTACTCTTTTTACCAATTAATGCTGGGGCAGGGGGGTTATTATCTTTACTTTTAATTATGATACTTGCATTCCCTGTCATGTACTTTTCACATCGGGCGATGGCTAAAATGATCTACTCTTCCGAATCTGCTGAAGAGGGAATTACAGCTACAGTAAGGGAGTATTTCGGAAAAAGGGCCAGTACAGTTTTTGATATCATCTACTTCTTTTCGATTTATGCAATATTACTTATGTATGCAGTCTCATTAACCAATACTGCAGGCAGTTTCATGGAGAATCAATTGAACATGCAAGCGCCACCTAGAATTATACTATCACTTGTTTTGGTTCTCGGGCTAATATTTATCGTAAATTTTGGTCATGATGTTACAGTAAAAGTAATGAGTTGGATTGTATATCCATTTATAGCAACTTTGGTGTTTCTATCTCTATATTTGATTCCGCAATGGGATTTATCAAATTTAAGTTTAGCTGGTAATTTTGCATCTGTAAATGGAGGGGTAGGTTTTACAGATATTTTAGGAATGGCTTGGTTTATCCTACCAATCATCGTATTTTCGTTTAACCATTCTCCTATGATATCTACTTTTGTTATTAAACAACGGGAAAGCTATGGAATAGAAAATGTAGACCGCAAATGTGCCCAAATTCAAAAGGTATGTTATATCATGACAATTTCAGTTGTATTTTTCTTTGTAATCAGTACTGTCTTAAGTGTGACTTCTGGTGAACTTGCACTTGCTAAAGAACAAAACTTACCAATTCTTTCTTATCTTGCTAATAAGTATAGTATGCCACTATTCGCATATGCAGCTCCTGTTATTGCTTTTATTGCCATTACAAAATCTTTCCTTGGCCATTATGTTGGTGCATATGAAGGATTGGAAGACATTATTGTGCAAGCTGCTAAATCCCGCGGAAAAAATATAAATAGCAAAACAGTGAAGAACATCATCATTGGATTTATGATCGTGACATGTTGGGTAGTTGCTTATGCAAACCCAAGTATTCTTGATCTCATCGATATGATTAATGCACCACTAATTGCGCTAATCTTATTCTTATTACCAATGTATGCAATCTATAAAGTGCCTGCACTAGCTAAATATAGAAAAAATTATATTAGCAACGCATTTGTCATTATTGTGGGCCTACTAGTAGTTCTATCAAGTATTAAAGCATTCTTCTAA
- the sdaAA gene encoding L-serine ammonia-lyase, iron-sulfur-dependent, subunit alpha — MYMSIKEIVDAANERQVPIYTLAIEQEMEVMRSTFDDTWGKMEKNLKTMENAVNKSIEDDGVFSLTGLTGGEAVKIKKYREDRKTLSGDIMMNGVQNAIGTNEVNAAMGVICATPTAGASGTTPGVLFTIKETLQLSREEQIHFLFTSSLFGMIVANNACIAGALGGCQAEVGSASAMAAAAAVEAAGGTPEQSAHAFSTALQNLLGLVCDPVGGLVEIPCVKRNAVGTANALVAADLALAGVENLINADEAVEAMYKVGRQMPRELRETGLGGIADTPTGIAIRNKILGKEQ; from the coding sequence ATGTATATGTCCATTAAAGAAATAGTAGATGCTGCAAATGAAAGACAAGTACCCATTTATACATTAGCAATAGAGCAGGAAATGGAAGTAATGAGATCTACTTTTGATGATACTTGGGGAAAGATGGAAAAAAACTTAAAAACGATGGAAAATGCTGTGAATAAAAGCATTGAAGACGATGGCGTGTTTTCGCTGACAGGGTTAACTGGAGGAGAAGCGGTAAAAATAAAAAAATATCGCGAGGACAGGAAAACGCTTTCCGGTGATATAATGATGAACGGTGTCCAGAATGCTATAGGTACAAATGAAGTGAATGCGGCTATGGGGGTTATTTGCGCTACGCCAACAGCTGGGGCAAGTGGAACCACACCGGGTGTGCTATTTACTATTAAAGAAACATTACAGCTAAGTCGTGAAGAACAAATTCATTTTCTGTTTACTTCATCTTTATTTGGCATGATTGTAGCAAATAATGCGTGCATTGCAGGAGCTTTAGGAGGGTGTCAAGCTGAAGTAGGTAGTGCCTCCGCAATGGCGGCTGCAGCGGCAGTAGAAGCTGCAGGAGGAACACCAGAGCAATCAGCGCATGCCTTCTCAACCGCTCTACAAAATTTACTTGGTTTAGTTTGTGATCCAGTCGGAGGTTTGGTAGAGATTCCTTGTGTAAAAAGGAATGCCGTTGGAACGGCTAATGCATTAGTGGCAGCAGATTTAGCATTAGCTGGTGTAGAGAATCTAATAAATGCTGATGAAGCAGTTGAAGCAATGTATAAAGTAGGTAGACAGATGCCTCGGGAATTAAGGGAAACTGGCTTAGGTGGAATTGCAGACACACCGACAGGAATTGCTATTAGAAATAAAATTCTTGGAAAAGAACAATAA